In Cryptomeria japonica chromosome 5, Sugi_1.0, whole genome shotgun sequence, the genomic window CCTCTGAACCACAGGAAGCGCCACCTCCAATCCTATCTCCATCCCATGGACATTTTCAATATGTGGAAGGTAAATATATATTAGTAGAATTTGAAAGTTTTGTTTGAGAGAATGTAACTAATAGCTGGCCCAGTTGCTACATTTTTATAGGCCCAGCTGCTTCATCTCCAAGTGTTTTCCCTTTCAAACCTCCTATGAAGAAACCAACTTTACCTCATCTGGAGATGCCAAGGAACAGATCAAAGAGACAAGCACCAGTTACTCTGGCACCTAAGAATCAAGGTCTCTAAATTTTCTTAATCATCCTTAAATGGCAGAGAGTCTTTTTTGTACAGATGTAAATTTGTTGCTCTCTGTTGTTAATTATATAGGGTATGTTGCTGCTCCTGCTAGTGTACCCTATGAACCGCAAACAGAGTACCGAGTAACACCCAAGTTGGCACCATCCATAACACTTCATTCTCCTCCATATTATCAAGATCATCAAGGTAGATATTCTTCCTacattggaaaaatattttgagaaacagtaattttatcataacttggtAATGTTGGATTACAGGTCCTagcatttgaaaaataaattgaatgaatgattcaataatcggatgattacttccaaggggttgagcttaattggttaaaacactgggttctcactgtggagacccaagttcaattcccaatagggacatctgaagtgggattctaagttgtgactcttggccttccataggatggggaaggtcttgggtcaatctaatcaaacataataatattaataataataataattcaaagatatgtaatggggatggggccccctactgtgtccccactggttcatagctccagtcaaaagctattcaggcttcggccaattaccgataaaaaaataaaaataataataatcggatgattacattgaacgatgtacacgtatatatagaggttacaagacaatgttctataaatagaactagttgttaaagtgaaatcaaataagctaaaaagctaaatatagcttaaaaagctaaataataaaaaaactaacttaaaaagctaaatagctaaataagtcgacaactaagatgactgctaaaaatagaagatgactgctaaaaatagaagatattaatattattttaacaccctccctagTGGTCATCTTACTCAATACCCTACGAAAGACACTGCAGGTGTTATGATCACAAATGCATAGACCATCTGTTGCTACGAagaccctcccaggatctgcagaatgtaaatgaccaagagtaccaaaacCCATCCAAGCTAATGTAGCCTTCACACGCAAATTAGAGATCTAGCACACACGAATTACTGaagcctgaaaccatgattttgaggaaaaaattagcAAACCTTTTTGCAGAAGAGTATTGAGCATTGTTTGCTCCAACAACTCCTAAACAGACTGCAAGATACCACAGTTGCAAATGTTCGCCCTGACAGGTGCAACCCAAATtgactgcaacaaagcacgatttttgaGGGAAAAACCGTCAAACCTTGAAATAGGAACGCTCGAAAAGAGAATTtatgattttgaggagaaaattgaaaaaccaagaagtttgaggttacaaatcatcgtttttgtggaaaaaaacattaaaacccagataactaaaatcttacgcgaatatcgcagattacagatgagataatttttaagggaaaattataaactctgcgaacaatttttgaagaaaaaatcgtgaaaaccctcccatgattttttgtggaaaaaatcagaaaaccgatagacaatttttcaagaaaaaatcgtgaaaactcTGGGACTTGAAAGACGAGGTCTAGCCTAAATCAATCTGAGAAAGGTAAcaatattcagatatcgtgaacatgcgctgtttccaggtgttgtagttgaggccactgaacttttgactgtgttccaacatgatgttggtcaaagatgccatcacaaaaatcgaggttgaacgaggtcaaccgagtgaaagcaagagacaaaagaatcggatttaaaaaaaaatcaaaatagaagcagctgttgaaaaaactgaaaccctagAGGAGAATTCTGGCTCAAATTCCAAGGCACCAATTTCGAGGTTTGGAaaaaacccaaaaattaaaattttctacaaacttaaaacctgaaatttttcttgaaaataatcagaaaaaaataataatttgcagaaaataaaaaaatacctctgATTTTTTTTGTAAGAGAAacagaaaaatatagaaaaaaattttcaaaaaaaaaataggggCAGAAACCCTAGGTCAAATGTACAGCATTAACAGTGCCCAGAAGACACCAAAATTCCCGACGTCTACAGAATTAGCAGAAATCGCGGACAGTTTTAAATTCCAAGGTAAATTcgctggcacaaaatttgaggcacggAAAATGAGGCACCCAAAAAATATGAGACCAACCTAAAaaactctcgaaaaacccaccaagaatcagAAATCAAAATGCAGATCTAACAGCTCAAAATTCGAGGCACGGAATACGATGCACCCAAAAAAATATGACGATGACCCAGTTGGGGTCTCggaaaacccaccaagaatttgcaaccagaataaaatttcgacttgaattgAAGgttcaaaaccctagtcgaaaattgcagaaactctaggaaaattttcaacttgcaaaaaaaaaaaaccgcccaggaagagaaaaagagcctgcttttttttaaaaaaaaaaacagttttaaaaaaacctcttcaataaatttgaaaaattttaataacaaaaactttcaaaatttttaatttccatgctctgctaccatgaaaaataaattgaatgaatgattcaataatcggatgattacattgaacgatatacacacgtatatatagaggttacaagacgatgttctataaatagaactagtcgttaaagtgaaatcaaataagctagaaagctaaatatagcttaaaaggctaaataataaaaagctaacttaacaagctaaataagtcaactaaaaagctaaatagctaaataagtcgacaactaagatgactgctaaaaatagaagatgaccattatagaagatattaatattattttaacaacatTTCCCCTTTTGATCCATACCAGATGAAACCAAGATTTCCTGAGGGCAACCAACCCTGGAAAAGTTTGAGACATGTGCCAGTGAGAACATTACCTGTGGCTCAAGGTCTGCTTATGGTTTCTTCTTAATATTTGAGCTAGAAATACACATAAATTATACTTTATGATTGGCAAATTGGTTGCCTTTGGTAGGGTCTGTGTCTTTTCCTCCGATTGCTCCTCCACCTGATCAACCCATAGGGAACTCAAGGAATACATTCACACCATCAATAATAATTTCTTCCCCATCACCTTATTCAGGAGTAAAAGGTAGATATGCTTTCTTTCCACAATCCTGAACTTTTTTCTATGGAGAATATTGTCATATTTTTTACTAATATGGCACTGCTCATTTATCTTTAGGGCATGTAACTTCTCCAAGCAATGAACATTACAGATCACCCTTGAAAAGGCCAGGAAAACTTTTAGCCCCATCACCAATTATAAGGTCACATTGGCATGCACTGACCATAATTCCACCTATAGATCAAGGTATCCGTTGCAAACATTCTTGATGTGGGTAGACATACATTTGATGCTTCTTTTTTTTGAAAGAGGTGAGTTTTTTACAGGGCATTTTTATACCCATCCTGCCCTTCCACCTGAACAACACAAAGGAAATAATGGTATTCTTCCATTCCttcattaaaaatattaacttCCCTTAACATTTTAAAAGAGATTAATGTAGGTATTCTACTTTTCTGCACTTTGTGAAGGGCTCCCATTAAGTTTTGCAGTGTCATTAATTCTAGCTATTGTTGAATGATTTCTTATATTTAGGACCCACAGCTTCTCCTCTAATCATTGCTTCCCAACCACCCCAGAAGCTGCAAAGTATAACTCGAACACTGCCTTCAAATAAAAGACCATGGAGGCATGCACCACTTGCAATTCCATCTGTTCATGAAGGTCTCTTAAAAAGTTTTATTTCTGGTTTCAATAGGTATATTCAATCTATGATTCTATGGATATTATTAAACTCTTGGTGCCTTTTTCCAGGATATATTCCTAGTCAATTTACTATTCCATCTGGACCCCCAAAAGTAATCTCAAGTGCTGCATCTGCACCACAGCTAATAGTTCCTACACCTCATAATTGGGTTGTGAAAGGTGTTTTTTTTTCTACTCTTTCTTTTTGATGGCAGCATCCAGAATTTTGGCAGTTctaaattttctattattttctTGTAGGGCCTGTTAGTTCTTCATCAAGTATTATTCCATCTCGAGCAGCCCAAAGGAAACCAAGCATCCCAGTAGCAGCACCACCAAACATAAGATTGCGGAATCATGCCCCAGTTACAAGTCTACCTATATTTCAAGGTCTATTCATGATTCCTTTGTATCTAGGATAGACTTGATTAATGTTACACTATAACTTATTGGATCATTGGTTGCTCTTGCAGGGCCTGTttcttcaccagtcaaatctctGCATCCCTCATCCTCTGCAAACTTTATAACTCCAACAGTCTCACCAACAATTATATCTCCTTTCTCTACACATCGATTACGGAAGCATGCACCAGTTGGAAGCCCACTAATTCAAGGTCtcctcttgattccattttctgTTTCTAAAATTATACTTACCTTACTCTAGAAGTCACTGGATTGTTAGTTGTTTTTTGCAGGGTCAATTCATTCTCCTGTTAGATCTACACATCCATCATCTCCTGGAAACTTGAGAACTCCAACATTGTCACCATCAATCATATTTCCTTCGCATAATCGATCAGAGAAGCATGCACCAGTTGCAACCACACCTATGATTCAAGGTCTCTTCTTGGTTTCATTTTCTGTTTCTAAAATTTTACTCATATTACTTCCCAGTTCACCAGATTGTGAGTTGCTTTTGCAGGGTCTGTTAATTCTCCAGTTAAATCTCCACATCCTTCATCCTCTGGAAACTTGAGAACTCCAACAGTCTCACCATCAATTATATTTCCTTCGCATAATCGATCACAGAAGCATACACCAGTTGCAACACCACCTATGATTCAAGGTCTCTTCCCGGTTTCATTTTCGTTTTCTAAAATTTTACTCGTATTACTTCACAATTTACCAGATTGTGAGTTGCTTTTGCAGGGTCTGTTAATTCTCCAGTTAAATCTCCACATCCTTCATCCTCTGGAAACTTGAGAACTCCAACAGTCTCACCATCAATTATATTTCCTTCGCATAATCGATCACAGAAGCATACACCAGTTGCAGCACCACCTATGATTCAAGGTCTCTTCCTGGTTTCATTTTCGTTTTCTAAAATTTTACTCGTATTACTTCACAATTTACTAGATTGTGAGTTGCTTTTGCAGGGTCTGTTGATTCTCCAGGTAAATCTCCATATCCTTCATCCTCTGGAAATTTGAGAACTCCAACAGTGTCACCAACAATAATATTTCCTTTACATAATCGCTCAGGGAAGCATGCACCAGTGGCAACTCCACCTATGATTCAAGGTCTCTTCTTGGTTTCATTTTCTGTTTCTAAAATTTTACTCATATTACTTCACAATTTACCAGTTTGTTAGTTGCTTTTGTAGGGTCTGTTAGTTCTCCAGTTAAATCTCCACATCCTTCATCCTCTGGAAACTTTAGAACTGTAACAGTCTCACCATCAATTATATTTCCTTCTTCTCCACATAATCAATCACGGAAGCATGCACCAGTTGCAAGCCCACATATAATTCAAGGTCTCTTGGTTTCATTTTCTGTTTTTCTAAAATTATCCTCATATTACTTCATACATCAATAGATTGTTAGTTGCTTTTGCAGGGCCTGCTCATTCACCAGTTAAATCTCCACATCATCTATCACAAAATCATACAACAGTTGGAAGCTCACCTGTGATTCAAGGTCTCCTCTTTATTCCATTTGCTGTTTCTCACATTATACGCACTTTACAAGTGACTTGATTGTTAGTTACTTTTACAGGGCCTGTGTATCCTCCAGAAAAATCTCCATATCTGCCTTCCTCCGGAAACTTAAGAACTCCGACTGCCTCGCCGCCAATTGTAATTCCTTCAGCTCCACATCATCAATCATGGAAGCATGCAGCAGTTGCAAGCCCGCCTACAAGTAAAGGTCCGTTCATGATTCCATCTTTTATTGCGAGAGTAATACTCATCTTATTTTAGTAGTCACTCAATTGATGGGTGCTTTTGCAGGGGTTATCAATTCTCCAGCTATATCTCCACATCCTTCCGCTCCAAATAAGCAATCACAAAATCGTACACCAGTTGGAAGCCTACCCTTCATTCAAGGTCATTTCTCTGTTCCATATTTGGTCTCTCAAATTATACTTTCTTTGCTTCACAAGTGACTGGATTGTTATTTGTTTTGCAGGGCCTGTTTATTCTCCAGAAAATCCTCCAGATCAGCCATCTTCTGGAAACTTAAGAACTCCAACAGCCTCGCCATCAATTGTAATTCCTTCCCCTCCACATCATCGATCATGGAAGCAAGCACCATTTGCAAGCCCGCCTATGAGTAAAGGTCTATTCATGGTTCTGTCTTTGGTCGCTTGAATAATATTATAGTACTCATCTTATTTTAGGAGTCACTCAATTGTTAGTTGCTTTTGCAGGGCTTATCAATTCTCCAGCTAAATCTCCACATCCGTCCACTCCAAAAAAGCAATCACTAAATCATACACCAGTTGGAAGCCTACCCTTCATTCAAGGTCATTTCTTTGTTCCACATTTGGTTTCTAAAATTATACTTTCTTTGCTTCACAAGTGACTGGATTGTTAGTTGCTTTTGCAGGGCCCGTGTATTCTCCAGAAAATTCTCCAGGTCAGCCATCTTCTGGAAATTTAAGATCTCCAACAGCCTCGCCGTCAATTGTAATTCCTTCCCCTCCACATCATCGATCATGGAAGCAAGCACCATTTGCAAGCCCGCCTACGAGTAAAGGTCTATTCATGGTTCTGTCTTTTGTCGATTGAATAATATTATAATACTCATCTTATTTTAAGAGTCACTCAATTGTTAGTTGCTTTTACAGGGCATATCAATTCTCCAGCTAAATCTCCATTTCCTTCCAGAGCACATCATCGATTGCAAAACCATACTCCAGTTGGAAGCCCATTTGTTTTTCATCGATCACCAAAGCATACACCAGTTGGGAGCCCACTTGCAATTCATCGATCACAAAAGCGTACACCAGCTGGAAGGCCACCCGTGATACAAGGTCCCTTATTTATTCAATTTTCAGTTTCTCTGCTTGTACTTACTTTACAAGTGACTGCATTGTTTGTTGCTTTTGCAGGGCCTGTGTATTCACCAGATAAATCTCCACATCTGCCATCCATTGGAAACTTAAGAACTCCAACAGGCTCACCGACAGTTGTAATTTCTTCCCCTCCACATCATCGATCATGGAGGCATGCACCAGTTGCAAGCCCGCCTACTAGTAAAGGTCTATTCATGGTTCCATCTTTTGTTGCTAGAATAATACTCATCTTATTTTGGGAGTCACTCAATTGTTAGTTGCTTCTGCAGGGCTTATTAATTCTCCAGCTATATCTCCACATCCTTCACCTCTACATCATCAATCACAAAAACATACACCAGTTGGAAGCCCATCCACGATTCAAGGTCTCTTCCTTACTCCATTTTCTGCTACTCAAAGTTTATTCACTTTACTTCACAAGTGATTGGATTGTTAGTTGCTTTTACAGGGCCCGTGTATTCTCCAGAAAAATCTCAATATCCACCATCCTCTGGAAACTTAAGAACTCCAACAGCctcaccatcaatgacaacccatccATATCATCAATCATGGAAGCATGCACCAGTTTCAAGCCCACCTACAAGTAAAGGCCTATTCACTGTTCTGTCCTTTGTTGCTAGAATAATACTCATCTTATTTTGGGAGTCACTCAATTGTCAGTTGCTTCTGCAGGGCTTATCAATTCTCCAGCTAAATCTCCACATCCTTCACCTCGACATCATCAATCACAAAAACATACACCAGTTGGAAGCCCATCCATGATTCAAGGTCTCTTCCTTACTCCATTTTCTGCTACTCAAATTTTACTCACTTTACTTCACAAGTGACTGGACTGTTAGTTGCTTTTACAGGGCCTGTGTATTCTCCAGAAAAATCTCAATCTCCACCATCCTCTGGAAACTTAAGAACTCCAACAGCCTCACCGTCAATGGCAACCCATCCATATCGTCAATCATGGAAGCATGCACCAGTTTCAAGCCCACCTACGAGTAAAGGCCAATTCATGGTTCTGTCTTTTGTTGCTAGAATGATAGTCATCTATTTTGAGGAGGCACTCAATTCTTTGTTGCTTTTGCAGGGCTTATCAATTCTCCAGCTGAATCTCCACATCCATCACCGTCAGGAAATTTGAGAATTCCAGCAGCCTCACCATTAAATAAATTTCCATTGTCTCCCCATCAAGCTCATGCAAAAGGTACATGTGTTCTATTCTTTCAGGTTTGTGAGGTCTATTATTTAACCGTATTCTATTAACTTACACTGATGATTGCCTATATATTGCATGTTAGGGTCCCCCACTTCTCCAAACATTTCCCCTACTCAACCGTCAAAGAAAAGACCAACAACACCTGTGGCACCACCGCCAATGATATTTCCTCCCCCGCCTCCTGGTCAAGGTGTGTGAAGTGGACAttatttcttgtttttctttaaAGATGGGTTTAGTTTCGGTTGAACTGTTTTGTGTATGAAAATTGCAAAATCTAAAATATTTTACTCTTTTAAACAAAGATAAACTGTTTGTCATTGGTAATGATCTATTTTGTGTATAGATTGTAGTTCAGTATCCTGTACTGCACCATACACTTCTACTCCTCCTGGTTCTCCATGCGGCTGTGTGAATCCTATGCAAATTGAGCTTGGGCTTGGTGTGGCACTCTATGCTTTTTTCCCACTAGTCTCGGAGCTCGCTTCACAGATAGCTGGAGGAACTTTCTTAAAACAAAGCCAAGTCAGGATTATGGGAGCAAATGCATACAGTCAAGATGAGGAAAAGACAATTGTGGATATTGATCTGGTGCCACTTGGAGAAAATTTTGATAATACAACCGCCTTGCTTATTTTTGAAAGATTTTGGCAAAAGAAAGTTATGATTAATGAGACCCTTTTTGGTGATTACTGGGTAATCTTTATCAATTACCCTGGTATGTACCTTTTGTTATGCAAGATCTAACAGTTTTCATATTTTTTAAACAAGTGGTCTTCATGATGAGAATATATCTTTTTCAGGGCTCCCTAAATCACCACCTTCTGCATTTCCACATACAACTTACAATGGTGTGCCTAATTCAAGTAGCAATGGATCAAGCAAAAAAGATCCTCTTGGAGTTGATGTAAATAAACAGAGCGATAAAATGGGAGCTGGGACCATTGCAGTTGTTGCCTTGTCTTCTGCAATTGCCATGATCATATGCCTTGGAACAGTTTGGATCATTATCTTGAAATGTAGAAATCAGAACAGGCCAACTTTGGCTGTTGTTGAGCCCACCCATGTACCATCCAGTACAAAAAGATCAGGTATCTATCCAATCACActatatttttcaaatattcctgTGCTGGAATAGGGAAGTTTTTGGTCAATCTCAAGCGCTGAGAGGCATTGCTTTCATATTTGGTCAACTATCATCTTAAGTTTTTGTCATTCTTATTTCTTTCTTCCTCCTTGCACTTGAAAAGCAACAGGTGGTGGTTCCATCCTGTCAGGAAGCATGGAAAGTTCCACATCAATGTCATTTGTTTCAAGTATGGCTACCTATACAGGATCTGCTAAAACATTCACTTCAGCTGAGATTGAAAAGGCCACAGATAGATTCAATCCTCAAAAAATTCTTGGAGAAGGAGGCTTTGGACGTGTTTATCAAGGATTATTGGAAGATGGGACAAAAGTGGCTGTAAAGGTTCTTACTAGAGATGATCAACAAGGAGGGCGTGAGTTCATAGCTGAAGTTGAAATGCTAAGTCGTTTGCATCACCGAAACCTGGTTAAGCTGATTGGTATCTGTACTGAAGAGCATAATCGTTGTTTGGTCTATGAGCTTATTCCCAATGGCAGTGTGGAATCGCATCTTCATGGTATAGTATTTCCTGTATAATGTACTATTTCTTGAGACTATAGTACgataaaaatcaacaaagtatCTTTACATATTTTAGGTTTAGAAGTGAAACATTGGGTGTGGGTTGAATTTCATTTCTACATTGTGGCCATTTGTATGGATTCATGTGCTAGCTGTTTGACTGCTAACATGCCACAATATCATTTTCTAGCTTAATAGACTTCAATGTTTCAGGTCTGGACAAAGAAATTGCTCCTCTCGACTGGGATGCCCGTATAAAGATAGCTCTTGGTGCAGCTAGAGGGCTTGCTTATCTCCATGAAGATTCAAGTCCTCGTGTTATACATCGTGATTTTAAGGCTAGCAACATTTTACTTGAGGATGATTTTACCCCTAAAGTAGCAGATTTTGGGCTGGCAAAATCAGCCTCTGAAGAAGTTAGTGGACACATCTCAACAAGAGTCATGGGGACATTCGGGTATGTAATGTAGATGCTTGATACTGCAAATTATATCTCCGCTATTTCTTGAATTCACCTATCTTTGGTGAAAGCAATTTCATTCATTTGTTTATTAACCATAAGTGGAGACAAGTACTACTCTTTCTTGGTATGCAGTTGCATTTTACAGGAGCTCAAATCATCTCCTGAAGGGAAATGtttctcttttggcatcattttccttttgatattatacatattgattttttatattttcccGAAATTGTTAAAACCTTTGTTAATTTCGTTGTTCCCATTGTGTCACTCATTTCTCTATACCTTGAATGCTGGACATACAATTTGCTTTCATTTCTCAGTTGTTTTActaattcatcttttgtgttttaGAGGATCAGAATTGgtctcttctatatatatatatgcttttttAAGATTCATGCAAAGCTGGATTTAATTCTTTATATATAATTTCTGCAGGTATGTTGCTCCTGAATATGCAATGACTGGGCATTTGCTTGTGAAGAGTGATGTGTACAGCTACGGGGTAGTGTTACTGGAGTTACTTTCTGGAAGGAAGCCAGTTGACATGTCTCAACCACCTGGGCAGGAAAATCTTGTTACATGGGCCCGGCCCCTTCTTACAAGCAAAGAAGGCCTAGAAACTTTGGTGGACCCAGCTTTGGGGGGCAATCTTCCTTTTGACAACATTGCAAGAGTTGCAGCCATTGCATCCATGTGTGTCCAGCCTGACCATTCTCATCGACCATTCATGGGTGAAGTTGTACAAGCATTAAAGCTT contains:
- the LOC131045786 gene encoding uncharacterized protein LOC131045786 isoform X12, which gives rise to MWQRVGFLLFLLFFSSPAYDVKKFQFVEDDLHNTSAQYYDQVSSCYRKGNPDKCKSFTVRSEIQRLRQILYTHSNRAASGGFRSPSSLCSGNVVLSSSTNLTSYNLVPSANALSSVVESPSVFSNKLQLKRQNWLFSLPLVHIPRRYLLAAPSLPVEPSMNPHTPNHIFRRPEMDNIPPLFSVATHYGQPQYLSPSGSYENQHFIRISSPSSGLSSIIYSPTISDGQEAPGSHMNKIQHLKAAPPLFPSSWPYTQPPLVSRQNLKHQMHQSAFHPVMPNPANPSSKWLSPSFFGAPSEVRPPVSHSWTSATPSGPVVSAPSTYGLGRSQDQPSMPGTALPRNMANRQAPVAMPPMSFSSPPNLFPSEPPMEKSKAPEVVPFTKFSPLGNKHDLKEPSVSPITSPNESPWKNARIPVTALVHKSSSSHAPASGQGYVSSPQISPAFVPSLKVVGYPPPIDLPSEPQEAPPPILSPSHGHFQYVEGPAASSPSVFPFKPPMKKPTLPHLEMPRNRSKRQAPVTLAPKNQGYVAAPASVPYEPQTEYRVTPKLAPSITLHSPPYYQDHQGHVTSPSNEHYRSPLKRPGKLLAPSPIIRSHWHALTIIPPIDQGHFYTHPALPPEQHKGNNGPTASPLIIASQPPQKLQSITRTLPSNKRPWRHAPLAIPSVHEGYIPSQFTIPSGPPKVISSAASAPQLIVPTPHNWVVKGPVSSSSSIIPSRAAQRKPSIPVAAPPNIRLRNHAPVTSLPIFQGPVSSPVKSLHPSSSANFITPTVSPTIISPFSTHRLRKHAPVGSPLIQGSIHSPVRSTHPSSPGNLRTPTLSPSIIFPSHNRSEKHAPVATTPMIQGSVNSPVKSPHPSSSGNLRTPTVSPSIIFPSHNRSQKHTPVATPPMIQGSVNSPVKSPHPSSSGNLRTPTVSPSIIFPSHNRSQKHTPVAAPPMIQGSVDSPGKSPYPSSSGNLRTPTVSPTIIFPLHNRSGKHAPVATPPMIQGPAHSPVKSPHHLSQNHTTVGSSPVIQEKSPYLPSSGNLRTPTASPPIVIPSAPHHQSWKHAAVASPPTSKGVINSPAISPHPSAPNKQSQNRTPVGSLPFIQGPVYSPENPPDQPSSGNLRTPTASPSIVIPSPPHHRSWKQAPFASPPMSKGLINSPAKSPHPSTPKKQSLNHTPVGSLPFIQGPVYSPENSPGQPSSGNLRSPTASPSIVIPSPPHHRSWKQAPFASPPTSKGHINSPAKSPFPSRAHHRLQNHTPVGSPFVFHRSPKHTPVGSPLAIHRSQKRTPAGRPPVIQGPVYSPDKSPHLPSIGNLRTPTGSPTVVISSPPHHRSWRHAPVASPPTSKGLINSPAISPHPSPLHHQSQKHTPVGSPSTIQGPVYSPEKSQYPPSSGNLRTPTASPSMTTHPYHQSWKHAPVSSPPTRLINSPAKSPHPSPRHHQSQKHTPVGSPSMIQGPVYSPEKSQSPPSSGNLRTPTASPSMATHPYRQSWKHAPVSSPPTRLINSPAESPHPSPSGNLRIPAASPLNKFPLSPHQAHAKGSPTSPNISPTQPSKKRPTTPVAPPPMIFPPPPPGQDCSSVSCTAPYTSTPPGSPCGCVNPMQIELGLGVALYAFFPLVSELASQIAGGTFLKQSQVRIMGANAYSQDEEKTIVDIDLVPLGENFDNTTALLIFERFWQKKVMINETLFGDYWVIFINYPGLPKSPPSAFPHTTYNGVPNSSSNGSSKKDPLGVDVNKQSDKMGAGTIAVVALSSAIAMIICLGTVWIIILKCRNQNRPTLAVVEPTHVPSSTKRSATGGGSILSGSMESSTSMSFVSSMATYTGSAKTFTSAEIEKATDRFNPQKILGEGGFGRVYQGLLEDGTKVAVKVLTRDDQQGGREFIAEVEMLSRLHHRNLVKLIGICTEEHNRCLVYELIPNGSVESHLHGLDKEIAPLDWDARIKIALGAARGLAYLHEDSSPRVIHRDFKASNILLEDDFTPKVADFGLAKSASEEVSGHISTRVMGTFGYVAPEYAMTGHLLVKSDVYSYGVVLLELLSGRKPVDMSQPPGQENLVTWARPLLTSKEGLETLVDPALGGNLPFDNIARVAAIASMCVQPDHSHRPFMGEVVQALKLVYNDSDASNAGGSGSFSRGESSAHDTEVKDSSSQPWHHSMQYVPDSTSFVTIDYDSGPLETQGLEVERPLSASALMSNSGRLIRQLSGSFRRHSSSGPLRTNRSKESWYGIRDPERGSISEHGVKRHFDRGSDGDVHELWP